The genomic region CGTTTTCAGCGCAGTGTAAGGAAAGCAGCTCTGCTCATGTACTGGAAACTCAAtccagagagaaagaaaaacatcACTTCCTCTGAACTTCTGGAAAATGTCAGCCAGCTCAACACTGAGACAGGTGAAACATCAGGAATATGTCTTTGTGATCAACCAGTTTGGAAGAAATAGTTcattcaaacatgaaaattcagtcattatttactcaccctcttaTTTTTCTCAACCAGTTTTGTGCAAGTTACTCTGGAAATGTAATAAAATGACTGATTAGtccttttaaaaataattgtcttACTGTTCTGATTTGTTTATTTCAAAAGtaatttgtttacattaatagTTATGCTCCCCTCAAAAAACTGAATATAATAACCTCTTTAGCTGCTGCATTACATTTAGATCTGCTCGTTGCATCATACTTTTTACACGTTTTACAGAATTGCGCACTATAACCAATAACACACGACTATGTTGAGTATATGAATGctaatggccaatcagagccgTTAAGATTAGTAATCGCTAAAACACCAGAATTTTGTTCAGTGCCGTGAGCTGAACTCTGCAATCACAAACATATCCAATGATTTCTTGAACATTGTGCAATGGTCATTCAGACATGTTTAAGTTAGATTCCCCTCACCACTCAAAACGGCAGAGTTTTTGGACAGTGCTGAGATCTGCACACTCAATCCTCTCATTAGAATTTAACTTGAATCTTTCACTTCAAAGTGTAGATAAGTAAGCTAAataagggcgttttcacacctgaaagtctgCACCGTCCGAACCAAACcaggtccgaaccaaagtttgtgtttggacatttggttctttttggtttgctttcacattgcagttttgttagcgcaccaaagaactttacatgatgCACTGGCGTCCTGTCATCATCATCTttgtgggctgcatcttaacattgattggtttgttagcggacatgcatctgacgtcagtgtgttgtcaattcagcggctaactttgacaagaatgaatgaacagacgcatcGTCATTTGGTTTTTTTccacctggtgatggtctcgatctccacatcggagaagtttcgcttcttcgctgtcttccgtgtgtccatggcgtaaaatgagggcgtgggggaggcggagacttgaatatgtaggggcgtgttattctaatgactaATTTACAAAAGtgttgcgtacacctggattgcagaggtgcgcacagcttcataaatcaggtgGTGAGAGGAGTGTGAGCATAATCTTATGCCAACATATACGctcgtttctacgcaagattgataaatgagggacaatggccctcatttatcaaaggtgcgtacaccaaattttaAGCGTACaacttgcgtacacccaaaaccacagtgactttgagatttatcaatatggacgttggcgtatgGCACGCTCAAATCCAACGCCAgttcaggaggtggtgtacgcacgtttgagttagtgtgaaatgcgcagaaaaacaattcctaacaccacaaaacgcactgacaaagatatgctatattatgacccactgtaaacagcaacaacaacaacattgtaattataaacttcagtctttatttttgtgcaacgtagacttcaatgtttaatttgtgtgactataggctaccaaagcagaggcatgtattcctccagttgtgAGCCTgtgcggcagctgcgcacggattGGGACTGAacaattcagactgacaaaataataaaaattacattcttcttcctttaaaaatgaataaaatacgaaattaaatgctaattgtttcaaaacatgtgctgtaaaataatgcactgtgaggtaatttatcatccaaacagctttaaactgctggagtgcgcttctcgacctccacactattaacagtactcgtaatttgggtccatatttgtttgttttttgggtgcctttaatccccctctttaaactcccaaataaaacaatttagcttttttccacttccctggtgatggtctcgatgggcgtgtctcaatcatctcactagttcagtagtcagggcactcaTCAGGGAGTCAGCCTATAGACCCCTTCACGGGTGACGTCACAGGAAAATTCACAGTTTGCAGTGCGCATGTCGGGGTCAGAAAGTTTGTTCCATCCCATTGAATTGTATGGTAACCAGAGAATTTCTCATCAAGAACAAAATGCCTTCTTGCATCGTGAACTGTGAAAATCGCACCAGTTGTGGATTCAAGTTTTTCAGGTTTTCCACAGGATCTCATCCGTTAACGTCAACGAGATATGTGGCTGCAAGCTATAACGAGCTGGGGTGTGTTAATGATGTCAAgcaggtggtggagtaataactgcttttaatgaattagcttgagatcgaattcatgctagatttttttgctataaattatagacatggcatctgaggactaattctctttttttctccattattttgctttatttccagattTGTTTAAGCTCGTAATTAATGTACGCACATGCGCtcttcaaaaaatgtgcattgacaaactaaaagacataaatgacatttgtatgtattcaaaataaaatatatgatcgTACTGAATGTCCGCTTgctttattttgctcaagataagaTCTTTTTATGTCAAGTCCACATatgtcatgcaaacaagaaaaTCTGCTGCTGGACAGGTCGAGAGCTATCGATGCAACCACACAAGTTTGCGATGATGTTTATGGATGTTCGTTCGAACGATGATTTTGGGAAACACAGACTCTAACTATGTTGATAACAATGAAACTAATAATGCTTTCGGCTAACGATGCTTTTGTATATTCATTTAATCTTGCACAAACAATATAAATTGGTACGTTTATAGTCattgtctgtgttttatatgtgCATTATAAATACTTGCCCTTTGTAGTGAACCAGCTGGTCCATTACCTGACTTTAGCCaaggtagaaaaaaaaaagtggtaaTTTAACGTTAGTAGTTAGCCGCAGGCTAGCGCCAACATTGTGACAACAACGGTAGAGTTAAGCCCTGGTAAATAAACAAAAGGTTTTCTGTAAACTGTAGACTGATTCAATAGTTAGGTGAAGTTTGATATCTGGCAATTTGAACAGGTGGCCTGCTGCAGACTGTCTTACATTAGCGCTTTCACTTTGACTACAGTAGACCGCGTTGCTTTTCTGACCCCATGTTGCGCGCGCAACTACGATGTTTACAAACATTGAAGGGGCctattgacttatgtcctaatcagtgccctgactagtaagatgattgagacgcgcccgatctccacgtcggagaagtttcgcgtGTCAGTTTCAGTGTTTCACACTGGCTGCCATGCATATTCAAATTATAGTGGTTTGTGAACGTAACCACTAATAATAATGAGCATTTATGTTGAGATCATGTGTAGGTTGTTGATAGATAACATAACTATTTCATGACattgtatttaaatgtttttatcacATTTAGCTTTACACGCCTTTGAcagatataaactcaaaataatgATTGTATTTCCAGAAATGAATGCATACTTTTCTCTCTCCATGTTAAGTTTGTTTTCGTTGGTATACCCGTCTCGGATTCCAATTTTAGAAATTGTAACGCGTTAAAttactgttattaaaaaaagaaatccaATTAGAGTAACACGTTCTCAACCTGtatgctgttattttttttctgtgacacttcaaataaaaaaagagtgtctatttacaccaagtgcaaatagcgtgccttgttggcaagtgctattcgcactagctcggcctaacaatgcctggctgtgccaaacaagattttttaaaaatgcctaTAGTTCAGCGCTATCAGTAAAGCGTATACATGGCTAATAGATCACTGTTTTGTCACGATCAACACTGCTTCGAATTCGCCTTTTGCAAAGCTTGctcttctgtcttttctcatcacaaatcacattggaaaggcattttatttaaaaaaaaaatttaagaaaatcttctaaatgtggaaatggtgccaaacaaaatgtttaataacaaCACAAAGCATtttttgggtagggttagggataggtgtagggagggcttttattgtccctTAAAGGTGGaattccatttaataatttaaataaaaataataatttactctGTTATTATTGTATCCTTTttatgtacaacaatactgaggtgcaaataatATGTATCTGtctaaataaatgataaattacatgtaattactatttatatgacaaagaactgctacttttatatggtgtatataatatatggaatatatcactattttcacttagtaaatagaatctacagctttttgcacttagtgtaaatagcaattatcattaagaaaatatgctattttcacTGTTAAGTGTTAATAAGTTGCTATTAACACTTAGTGCAAATAGCTGCtacctaaaaattaaaaaatgaagaATTTTCATATGCAGTTCCATAAATCAACAGGGTTGACCGTAACTATCTTTAGAATATAAAGTATGTTGTGTGTCCTGCTTCTCCTCTAGATGGTTTTCCTAGCAGCCCTCTCTCAAGCCCAGCACAGAAACAAAGAAAGGTTTTGGAGAGTTTGCTCACAAGACATggtgaatttatttttatctttccTTTAGAGTCTAATATGTTTTAGACTTACATTACATATGTGGTGATATGAATATTATAATCTGAATCTGTGTATTTTTGCTTTGGCAGGGGCTGACTATGTAAGTGTAGAAGAGTTTGTTGAGAATACTAAACAATATGCTGAGGGTATTTCACCAACACCTGCCATGGAAGCAGCTGgggatgatgaggatgatgatgatcatgATGGTCCAGTAAAGAACCCAGATGAACTGCCTTTGCATCAGAAggtgttattattatttctgctTGAATCTATGCATGTTAAAACTTGGTGATAATACTCATTGTGTACATGGTCAGCTGCCCACACAAATGCTATCCTAACCAAAGTGGAGTCTCATAAGTAATTGTTATGAGATGCTCTTTATGGACAATTACACACATCCTGGTTAATGTGCCCAGACATGAATAAGAACATACAATATAAAACGTGTGTGAAATGATAAACCTTTAAATAGATGCGCTGCTTATACAATCATCCAAAACACTTGAACTTGCTCTGCATGTTATTTAAtagtttgtccattttaatggaatagttcagccaaaaaatttaattatatgataatttactcaccatcatgttgtCCCAGACTTTCGTtgatcttcgaaacacaaattttattttcacaaaggatatttttttaaagggattcTTTTCCAATTGATTGGCCGCATATCAGTTTGTCTCAAATTAGCTCACACAACATAACATTACGTGTAAATCTTGAGAAAATTACTGGTAGGAAGGGCGAAAGGGCCCCGATCTCGGTTATGTGGGTAGGGATACCAATTTCATATTGTTTTAAAGCTGGAGCGTAAAATCAAGTTTGGTTTCATTTTATGAGCTTCCAGTGCAGTTTCAGCTGTGTGTTATTCTATGACGTACAGTAAATCAAGACCTGTCAATTTGAGCAATCTGTCCAATCACCATATTACCATATACCATAGAATAGGTGCACACAGTTGAAGCTGCACTGGAAGATCATACAAAAGGAAACCAAACTTGATTTTATGACCTTTCATATACTTCCTATATGATGGGGTCAAGCATGAATAATAGCTGTTCAATCACTGTGTGGACatcacatttgtttttttgcttgatTTGCAGTGATTTCTTTTGTCCTGCACCTGAGCCCTGTTTGGGTTTGAGGATGTGCACATTTTAGAGGTTTCCTACCAAATGAGGCTTGATGATAGCTTGTTTTTAGTTGAGTAACTTGAAATCACatgaaaaaacattaaaaatgaattttcaTTCATGTAAGGGGTTAAAAGTGACAGAGAGTTTATGTATCACTTATTTAAAGATTGAATGATCATTATCATGACAAGAAATCGGTTGTTGTTTTGGCTGCAAAAATCCTGATTGGAGCATctctatttttttatattcgctcatcatttaatcaagttttgattttcaagcttcaaaaagtGCATAAATACATTGTAAAAGTAAACCATATAAATTGAATGTTTTAATTCAGGTCTACTGAAGAGACACATTGCTTCATGGTTTATTCACATGCTCTGTATGCGTATCAGTGTTTACATCAAATATAGTCAACAAAAGCTCAGAAGGGCTTGCTGgttgaaaaaataaattgttaaaaatgATGAGAGAGGAATAAAAATATctttgttctgaagatgaaaaaaataaacttttttgggggtgaactatccttttaagtacaaataattaattttcttcATATTTACAGGTGTTGAAGTTTCCACTTCATGCAGTGTTGGAGGCGAAAGAGGTGTTGATTGACTGGGCGTCCCGTGCAGGCATGCAGTGGATAAATGCCCTCATACCAACTCATCACATCAATACTCTCATCTTCTTCTTCATCATCTCTAACCTAACCCTGGATTTCTTTGTCCTTGTCATTCCTCTCATTATATTCTACCTCTCTTTTGTGTCAATGGTAATCTGTACTCTCCGAGTCTTTCAGAACAGCAAGGCATGGGAGAACTTTCGAGCATTAACAGCTATGTTGTCTCATTTTGAGCCAGGCATAGACCTTGAGCAGGCCGAGTCAAACTTCACATGGAACCACCTTGAGCCATATTTCTGCTTCCTCCTTTCTTCGCTTTTCCTCATCCTTTCGTTTCCCATGGCAGACAGGTCCTGGTTGCCATGTTCAGAACTGGCTATGGTTGCAGTCTTTTTCACTATGAGCAGCTACTTAAGCCTGCGACCAGCAGCGCAGCAGCATGCCAAACTTGCTCTGCTGTCCCAGGTTGCCTCTGCAATTTCTGCATTTATGAATCAGTTGCTGGGAGGCTGGGTGGGTTGTATAGTTGGTGGCGTTTGGTTTAACATGCACTTTGGCGAATGGTTGGTACTGAATCTGGGTGTGCCTTGTTTTCTGTATCTCTACCTCCTTTATCTGTGTACTCGTATGGCCACGGCAGGTGGTGCACGTGGCATCTACTGTGTGCTGCTGCCCTACCTAGTGTGCTTCATCTGGTGCGAACTGTCCATCATGCTGTTGCAAGAGTCTACTGCATTGGGGCTAATGCGCACAGCTGTGGGCTACCTCCTTTTCTTCTTCGCTTTGCCAGTGGTTTCGCTGGCTCTAGCAGCCGTAATGCTGGCTCAGCTGGTACAGTGGTTCCTCGCCCTGGAACTGACCAAAATGGTTGTaacaatgtgtgtttgtgtgcttccTGTCTTGCTACGCTGGTGGACACGTTTTAGCGTGTCGCCCTGGGCAGTGCTGCGCTTTTTTCAGCATAGCAGCGTGGTCAAGTTGATTCTTGTGTGGATTTCAGCTCTGGTGCTCTTCAGCTGGTTCTACGTGTACCGTTCTGAGGGGATGAAGGTATACAACTCCACCCTGACTTGGCAGGAGTACAGTGACCTGTGTGGCCCTCGTGCATGGAAGGAGCGTAACATGGCACACACCCAGATCCTCTGCAGCCACTTGGAGGGACACCGGGTGACATGGGAGGGTCGGTTTAAGTACGTTCGTGTCACTGATATTGAGAATGGAGCACAAGCTGTCATCAACCTTCTGCCAGTCTTTGTAGCGGACTGGGTCCGATGTCTATACGGTGAGGAGTACCCTGCCTGTCACGAGACCCAGCTGGGACCCGCTGAGCCGCTGTGTCAGCTCAAGGCACTTGCAAAGCATAAGTGCCATGTCAAACGTTTTGACCACTATAAGTTTGAAGTGACCATGGGGATGCCACAGAAGGGGCGCAATGGGGCACAAGATTTCGATGATGCCACCAAAGACATTGTGCTTCGGGCTAGTAGCGAATTCAGACATGTCCTACTGGCACTCAGCTCAGGCAGTGTGGTGGAGTTCAGCACAGTACTTGAAGGTAGACTGGGCAGCAAATGGCCAGTGTTTGAACTTAAAGCCTTGCACTGCAAGACATGTGCCTCCCCACTCATACCAATACGACGACAGGTCAAGATCGAGCAGGACTGGAGGGTGAAAGCCCGAAATGCCTTTGCTTTCGTCTTCAATTTTCTGTTCCACCCTCTGCTTTCGGCTGAGGTAGACATTACTGTAGCTACTACAGAAGGATCTGTGTGAAGCTAGTGGCTGACCATTGGTATACGCTTCAGTATTAGAAAATTATTCTGTTGAGATTTGATAAAGTGCTTTTGATAAAGCGCTATTAAAAGGTTTTATGTATGAAGGTGAACAAAGATGCGAGAAGAGCCTTCTTTATATCTGTGGTTTTAATATCAGTTATAGAGACCCATAAAAAGTATTTGCATCTGGACCAACTTGCTTGTTTGCAGTGAGAGGTTACATCCACTGGTTTTCccctgttttatttattttatgggacttttaaatgtttcatattGTATCTAATTTAGTTTATGTTTTTGAAGATAATGCATTATACTGGGGTGTGTGcatatgtgtctgtgtgttattattactaatgcattatattGGTTAAAACATGACTTTTATTTATGTGAAAATACTGTACAGTACAAGAGATTTTTCTTGGACTGGTTGAAAGATCTgtttaaatctatttaaataaTTTGGGGTAACTTATTATGATCATATATTGTTGATAATAAGATTTGTTGATTAGTTGACATTTCAGACATTAAACATTGCTGAACATATGTTTAATGGCTTGTGGCTGCATTAAAGCTCTACATTGcacaatattaaaacaatgtaCACATTGTACAAAACAATGATTGAGTGTGCCCTGTGTGATAATCAGCAATtatataaatttaatttaagaTGTGTATGAATGTGAATTTAGATAACAGTCAATAATGAAGTGCCTCTCATTGCTTATCATTCCTATACAGCCAAAGAGAAACCACTCACACTTGTCTGTATATATAGACTGTTATCTTCATTTACACATAACCTGCCTGGTTTTGCCTTTCTATCCTGCTATGATTCTACGGCTGGCAAATGTATCAAATTTATGAAATCAGACATTCCTGAACACATGTGGCTGACAAATGTGACCTCAGGGGAATGCAGATTTAGTGGTCAGTGGTCTCATGCCGGAATTAGGCGTGGCAAATTTATCTCTGCAAGCATTGCTCATTTTGGAGCATTTCGAAAAGTTTAAAACCATGTTAATGTCAAGTTTTGGTCCCTTTCTTTCTATGAAAGAAAGGTGAAGGACTAATGAGTTGTACTACATTAACTAAATCAGGTACTACTAACTGTAACCGCCTGaaacatctccccctcccccctattgacagaaataagagagtgagggggaggagacgtgagggaggatgtttcagccgggactttttagagttgaagtactctcagaagtgctattccgccatacattatagttctcctttttaatccgtttagaaaagcgccacgttttattttatctcAATATACTAGGCCGTTCagtttgtgtaactgtatttaaatgggGAAAACATGGAGCTGTTTGGTCGCttttaacttgatctctgtttggtaccatagtgaatgaactgtgcttagtgggctaagctaaatgctatcagatcgtcatcGCACATCAGATAGATTAAGTGCATGCACTCAGAGGTATgtgaggtatgtatcaactcgttttagttaagggaatgacatagtttaatatgaaaaggcggTGAAGCATCCCTTTAACATTTGAACAGTCCCCTGCAACACCATACCGATGCACTTACATCAGCTTCACTCTGAATATTATCACATTTACTTGCCTTTTCTCTCCCTCTAGGAAAACCCATACAAAAGCTACATAATGTTAAGTGTGTACAATGAAAAACTATATGTGTTTGGTATCATTTGAAATATCTCTGTGTATCTGGTAAAGTGGTCTCATTCTCCCAGCTGTAATACAAACCTCCAAGATGTTTTAATAAGTTAAGAAAATATTGTGTGCCAGTAAGAAGGTGACCTCCCACAGATCTATAATACAGGATGCCTCCTGTATGTAAATGAATGACCCTCTTCACCAAATCTTAAGAACCCATTCAAACACAAATTCTGATTGATCTAATTATAATCACAGTAGCCACCATTTGGTCAAACCGATTGAATTATCTGGGTATTTAAaggaatgttgcaaagagctcagggcttgatACTTTAaacaggtcagcccgtaatgcggGATGTCTCAAGATTGCATCAAGCAtaatgtaattttcagaagtcaggtatatatttcattctttgcttcagagtatttgatgttccctttcgttcagtcactctgacgtaacgtcagtgactgacgaatgggggtttcgcttagaagcctatcatctccgagactagaaaacgcccaatggcagtgccaatgccatgggcatgcgagatttgcatgcgtaactccgcctacccacgtgggtatataaggaagtagctggcataatcgcattatgttttaatgcttcggagccaagggttacataccttcACTCCTTAAGCCTTCTGAGTATTgtcagttcttcgagacgatcaggattttccagtcggtgttggtgtACGGCACGATCCAGCggtcacatacttcctgcctgctgatctgacgattggtttccagttggtgtgtggtcccctgggcgcttcggcatcgaCTGTGAGGTTATTCCTCTCACAAAAGAGCTCACACAtggcacgtccttttcaggatgtctcttctgtgtgcttctgggtgtggccAGTCTGTGGCGTCTTCCGATGGGCACTCGCACTGTTTGGGCTTTCAGCACGCTCGGGCAgcgcttg from Pseudorasbora parva isolate DD20220531a chromosome 11, ASM2467924v1, whole genome shotgun sequence harbors:
- the wfs1b gene encoding wolframin isoform X1 — encoded protein: MDESLLESPLSSPSSPVPTTFSSPGHTVHPVSSSLNPSAMTPPPHLALQTGRSQLNAASNCHSAFPGQSSFPPQGEIPEELSIDDLKQTAKNGDAKAQTEIGRYYLRLAEQEDEEVNSVNAVTWLLQAAKNGRKDAVKLLQHCLHDRRGITAENREEVCSLACESRFQRSVRKAALLMYWKLNPERKKNITSSELLENVSQLNTETDGFPSSPLSSPAQKQRKVLESLLTRHGADYVSVEEFVENTKQYAEGISPTPAMEAAGDDEDDDDHDGPVKNPDELPLHQKVLKFPLHAVLEAKEVLIDWASRAGMQWINALIPTHHINTLIFFFIISNLTLDFFVLVIPLIIFYLSFVSMVICTLRVFQNSKAWENFRALTAMLSHFEPGIDLEQAESNFTWNHLEPYFCFLLSSLFLILSFPMADRSWLPCSELAMVAVFFTMSSYLSLRPAAQQHAKLALLSQVASAISAFMNQLLGGWVGCIVGGVWFNMHFGEWLVLNLGVPCFLYLYLLYLCTRMATAGGARGIYCVLLPYLVCFIWCELSIMLLQESTALGLMRTAVGYLLFFFALPVVSLALAAVMLAQLVQWFLALELTKMVVTMCVCVLPVLLRWWTRFSVSPWAVLRFFQHSSVVKLILVWISALVLFSWFYVYRSEGMKVYNSTLTWQEYSDLCGPRAWKERNMAHTQILCSHLEGHRVTWEGRFKYVRVTDIENGAQAVINLLPVFVADWVRCLYGEEYPACHETQLGPAEPLCQLKALAKHKCHVKRFDHYKFEVTMGMPQKGRNGAQDFDDATKDIVLRASSEFRHVLLALSSGSVVEFSTVLEGRLGSKWPVFELKALHCKTCASPLIPIRRQVKIEQDWRVKARNAFAFVFNFLFHPLLSAEVDITVATTEGSV
- the wfs1b gene encoding wolframin isoform X2, translating into MYWKLNPERKKNITSSELLENVSQLNTETDGFPSSPLSSPAQKQRKVLESLLTRHGADYVSVEEFVENTKQYAEGISPTPAMEAAGDDEDDDDHDGPVKNPDELPLHQKVLKFPLHAVLEAKEVLIDWASRAGMQWINALIPTHHINTLIFFFIISNLTLDFFVLVIPLIIFYLSFVSMVICTLRVFQNSKAWENFRALTAMLSHFEPGIDLEQAESNFTWNHLEPYFCFLLSSLFLILSFPMADRSWLPCSELAMVAVFFTMSSYLSLRPAAQQHAKLALLSQVASAISAFMNQLLGGWVGCIVGGVWFNMHFGEWLVLNLGVPCFLYLYLLYLCTRMATAGGARGIYCVLLPYLVCFIWCELSIMLLQESTALGLMRTAVGYLLFFFALPVVSLALAAVMLAQLVQWFLALELTKMVVTMCVCVLPVLLRWWTRFSVSPWAVLRFFQHSSVVKLILVWISALVLFSWFYVYRSEGMKVYNSTLTWQEYSDLCGPRAWKERNMAHTQILCSHLEGHRVTWEGRFKYVRVTDIENGAQAVINLLPVFVADWVRCLYGEEYPACHETQLGPAEPLCQLKALAKHKCHVKRFDHYKFEVTMGMPQKGRNGAQDFDDATKDIVLRASSEFRHVLLALSSGSVVEFSTVLEGRLGSKWPVFELKALHCKTCASPLIPIRRQVKIEQDWRVKARNAFAFVFNFLFHPLLSAEVDITVATTEGSV